The Sphingomonas sanxanigenens DSM 19645 = NX02 genome includes a region encoding these proteins:
- a CDS encoding aldo/keto reductase: MSLTNYRTLGRSGLVVSPLALGTMTFGAGRWGADEAAARAIFDAYVGAGGNFLDTADVYSGGESEAMLGRFLAETGARDRLVIATKSGFPRRQDTPLAGGNGVRNIRDGIEGSLGRLGIDFIDLYWTHVWDRTTPPEEVLRALTDAVGRGDILHYGFSNAPAWYVAQIATLARAHGLPQPIGLQYSYSLIDRGVELDLIPAGRALGLGLVAWSPLAAGMLTGKYGREKLADAGPAGSLPNRSAETREGGSDGRLNGDNPYGGMLFTEDNFAIVEVLRTVAAEIGRPMAQVALAWVARRPGLSAVLIGASRVAQVEENIASLDIVISPEQQARLDAAGAPPMLNPYFIFDLPRDRIFGGHAVEAWTSAGT; this comes from the coding sequence ATGAGCCTCACCAATTACCGAACCCTTGGCCGCTCCGGACTGGTCGTCAGCCCGCTTGCGCTCGGCACCATGACCTTCGGGGCCGGCCGCTGGGGTGCCGACGAAGCGGCCGCGCGCGCGATCTTCGACGCCTATGTCGGCGCCGGCGGCAATTTTCTCGACACCGCCGACGTCTATTCCGGCGGCGAGAGCGAGGCGATGCTGGGGCGCTTCCTCGCCGAGACGGGCGCGCGCGACCGGCTGGTGATCGCCACCAAGTCGGGTTTTCCCCGCCGTCAGGACACGCCGCTCGCCGGCGGCAACGGCGTGCGCAACATCCGTGACGGCATCGAGGGGTCGCTGGGGCGGCTGGGCATCGACTTCATCGACCTCTACTGGACGCATGTGTGGGATCGCACGACACCGCCCGAGGAAGTGCTCCGGGCGCTGACCGACGCGGTTGGTCGCGGCGACATTCTCCACTACGGCTTCTCGAACGCCCCCGCCTGGTATGTCGCGCAGATCGCGACGCTTGCCCGCGCGCACGGCCTGCCGCAGCCGATCGGACTGCAATATTCCTATTCGCTCATCGATCGCGGCGTGGAACTGGATCTCATCCCGGCGGGCAGGGCGCTCGGCCTGGGGCTGGTGGCGTGGAGCCCGCTCGCCGCGGGGATGCTCACCGGAAAATATGGCCGCGAGAAACTGGCCGATGCCGGCCCCGCCGGCAGCCTGCCCAACCGCTCTGCCGAGACGCGGGAGGGCGGCAGCGACGGGCGGCTGAACGGCGATAATCCCTATGGCGGCATGTTGTTCACCGAAGACAATTTCGCCATCGTGGAGGTGCTGAGGACGGTTGCGGCGGAGATCGGTCGCCCGATGGCGCAGGTTGCGCTGGCATGGGTGGCTCGCCGGCCGGGGCTTTCGGCGGTTCTGATCGGCGCCAGCCGCGTGGCGCAGGTCGAGGAGAACATCGCCTCGCTCGACATCGTCATCTCGCCGGAGCAACAGGCGCGGCTCGATGCCGCCGGTGCGCCGCCGATGCTCAACCCCTACTTCATCTTCGACCTGCCGCGGGACCGCATCTTCGGCGGCCATGCCGTGGAGGCCTGGACATCGGCCGGAACCTGA
- a CDS encoding DUF3060 domain-containing protein → MMRNTGLAIVAAMVIATPARAEADQTFSGAGQRTALDCDGGSLRIEGASNEVSISGGCTALEVEGASNTIQVDMAPGGTITLVGASNRVRWTAPKDARVKVQATGAGNRVLRAD, encoded by the coding sequence ATGATGCGCAACACCGGATTGGCAATCGTCGCGGCGATGGTGATTGCGACGCCCGCACGCGCGGAGGCGGACCAGACGTTCAGCGGCGCCGGCCAGCGCACGGCGCTGGATTGCGACGGCGGCAGCCTGCGCATCGAAGGCGCGAGCAACGAGGTGTCGATCTCCGGGGGCTGCACCGCCCTCGAGGTCGAAGGCGCATCCAACACCATCCAGGTCGATATGGCGCCCGGCGGCACGATCACGCTGGTCGGCGCCAGCAATCGCGTTCGCTGGACCGCGCCTAAGGACGCCAGGGTGAAGGTTCAGGCGACCGGCGCGGGCAACCGGGTGCTGCGGGCCGACTGA
- a CDS encoding TCR/Tet family MFS transporter → MSAPSPAVRFVLVTILIDAIGFGIVIPVLPDLVMTVGKVGLAEATRIGGWLALLYALFQFLLGPAIGNLADRFGRRPVLLGALAGYAVDYVLMAFAPTLAWLFVGRALAGVFGGTYGPAQAAIADTTAPADRAKLFGYIGAAFGIGFIAGPAVGGLLGVFGPRAPFYAAAALAAFNLLYGLFFFPETLPPALRRRFDWKRANPLGALISFSAIPGLLPIAAVYFLWQLASLVYPTAWSWFAIVRFGWSSLMIGASLAFVGLTMVIVQVGLTGRIVAAVGERRTAEIGIVGAIIGFALFMLIPQGWMAFPAMAVVALQSVVQPALSAMLSRRVPADRQGELQGFGGSLMSLGAIVAPIAYSPALAWFTSAEAPFRFPGVVFAIAIVAALCALGVLVAVPRAKRHEGAGLEPAPQRGGDPLAGS, encoded by the coding sequence ATGTCCGCGCCCTCCCCCGCCGTTCGCTTCGTGCTGGTGACGATCCTGATCGACGCGATCGGCTTCGGCATCGTCATTCCCGTCCTGCCCGATCTGGTGATGACGGTGGGCAAGGTCGGGCTTGCCGAAGCGACGCGGATCGGCGGCTGGCTGGCGCTGCTCTACGCCCTGTTCCAGTTCCTGCTGGGGCCGGCGATCGGCAACCTCGCCGACCGCTTCGGGCGGCGCCCGGTCCTGCTGGGCGCGCTCGCCGGCTATGCCGTGGATTATGTGCTGATGGCATTCGCGCCGACGCTCGCCTGGCTGTTCGTCGGCCGCGCGCTGGCGGGCGTGTTCGGCGGAACCTATGGCCCGGCGCAGGCGGCGATCGCGGACACCACGGCGCCGGCCGATCGCGCGAAGCTGTTCGGCTATATCGGCGCGGCGTTCGGCATCGGCTTCATCGCAGGACCCGCGGTCGGCGGACTGCTCGGCGTCTTCGGCCCGCGTGCGCCCTTCTATGCCGCGGCGGCGCTCGCCGCGTTCAACCTGCTCTACGGGCTGTTCTTCTTCCCGGAAACGCTGCCGCCGGCACTTCGCCGGCGCTTCGACTGGAAGCGTGCCAATCCGCTGGGGGCGCTGATCTCCTTTTCCGCCATTCCCGGGCTGCTGCCGATCGCGGCGGTCTATTTCCTCTGGCAGCTCGCCAGCCTCGTCTACCCCACCGCCTGGTCGTGGTTCGCGATCGTGCGCTTCGGCTGGTCGAGCCTGATGATCGGTGCTTCGCTCGCTTTCGTCGGCCTGACGATGGTGATCGTGCAGGTGGGGCTGACCGGCCGGATCGTCGCGGCGGTGGGCGAACGGCGCACCGCGGAGATCGGTATCGTCGGCGCCATCATAGGCTTCGCGCTGTTCATGCTGATCCCGCAGGGCTGGATGGCCTTCCCGGCGATGGCGGTGGTGGCGCTGCAATCGGTCGTCCAGCCCGCGCTCTCGGCGATGCTGTCGCGCCGCGTGCCGGCGGACCGGCAGGGCGAACTGCAGGGGTTCGGCGGCAGCCTGATGTCGCTGGGCGCGATCGTGGCGCCGATCGCCTACAGCCCGGCACTGGCGTGGTTCACGAGCGCGGAGGCGCCGTTCCGCTTCCCGGGCGTGGTGTTCGCGATCGCCATCGTCGCGGCATTGTGCGCGCTGGGGGTGCTGGTGGCGGTACCGCGGGCAAAACGGCACGAGGGTGCAGGGTTGGAGCCCGCTCCGCAACGCGGCGGGGATCCGCTGGCCGGTTCCTGA